gcaaagtccgtgttaagctgacatcgagaaaacgcctgtttttttaaataacttttgaacacttagaaagagttaaatttcgcaattagtttcttataactggcagtgatgcgcatccgttgataccactgtCGACCATATCCggccaattttcgacatgaagaaTAAATGGCCTatacagtcttaaacgagtagaaaatatagtaaggcgccggacgccgccgccgcggtagcgtgcgaaaaacgacctaaATCGGCGGCGgaggcggcgtttatcggcggcgtatatctctaacatatatacattagactgggtcgatttattaatcgatatcgcgccaacgatttttcgataggatttgggctcatgaaaaaaagttccactatgcatacccaaaaaaataattttcgagcctgcgaaatttaatttttttgactttttttcgactttgatttttaaggtttttttcatgacctactaaaaaaattttcatttgattgtaatattttttttttttttcaaaaactgttatcgacaacgtttttagcggacatttttgggtcggacagggtatacatatgaaattttttttagtaggtcatgaaaaaaaccttaaaaatcaaagtcgaaaaaaagtcaaaaaaattaaatttcgcaggctcgaaaattatttttttgggtatgcgtagtggaactttttttcctgagcccaaatcctatcgaaaaatcgatggcgcgatatcggttaactttcgtccatacaaatcgacccaccctaatatacatatctataaaatTCAATGTATATTCGTTTGGGCACTTGTAACTTTTGAACCACAACATGGAATGCCATGTATAGTGATTCTAGGCGTTCCTGTAAGTAACAAAGATAATAGATAAActattaggtgaatatcgatgtaCCTTTACTGGATTCAATCACGGAGATTCATCATTTGGGTACCTTGGTGTCCATATTTTTAGATGTTTCCATTATATATGTTTAGTttgttccgaaaaaaaaaaaaaactatttgcaTTCACTTCATATTCAACCAAGGATCTTCCATGTACAGTGCTCCTGAAGTCTTTCGAAGAATGTTTTTCTAATTCCTACAAGACCACCAAAATTATCGTATTATACCTTATTTATGAAAATACTTCTATTGCATCGTGGTTACTtacgtaaaatttaaaaattatttattttttcgcgAATGTTATTAAAAGAATATCAAAACTATAAAAAGTGTTCCCAATTCTTTCATACTAGTAAAATTTTAAAGTATTGTTCGATATTCTGAAAGGAATTTGAAAAGAAGGAACACTTAATTTTTGTTGGTTTGGAATGTGAAGACAGGGTGACACAGTGCTACAAGGGTAGCGGACCATCCCAACAAGCgtaatgtaaatttataaaaagttttctcaAATAAACACTAAGCTTAAAAaagttgattttttgtttacaaattgtttaaaaataaacgTGAAATAATCGAAACGGCTCGTTGCTGAAAAGCTTATAAGtgtaaacttataaaaaaattttaagaaaaagttttttataaataGGCTTTTTTTAAACGATAGTTttcatttcaattaaaaatttcaatattatatatgtatgtacatatatacaataatatatgtattgtggcgaatgttgacatcactaggctgtagtaaataatcacgcaacaacaaaaacatgaagcaagccACACTCGTGTACACGAATtcatcagtcatcatttacacacatacatacatggcaACGAAGAGATGTTtcacacacacgcatatggctatgcgagaggcatgGACTACAGATATAAATGTATATAGCTGTTAACCAAGCAGCAGATTGTTCTGGAAAACATTTTTGCGAAatcactagaccttaggagaaacggATGAACGataaaaccgagagtataaaggaAGCGCAGGCTGAGTAATagctaatcagtttgatttaaacgcgcTATCAGTTGCggagtgaagtttaattgtaaaTTATAATTgttctactcccaaagtagtataataaagaccatttgcgAATACAGAATATtgtagtgatttattcaacagtttagcgattcgaacgttagcagaaggttgcgaataagcggattttctcaaaattcgttacagtatatacaaacataaattCTTAATTTCATGCATTCATTAAAGGAAGTATAGCTGCAATTGTAAAGAGTTCTTGGACAATGCAAGGAGATGATTAATGCAGTTATTCTCTTCcaacgtttttgaaaataatttgaaaattgtCAAGTTAAAACACATTGACAAATAGTTTTTTAGTGTTTataacatggcggaacgatacaaggtggcagcatggtgacatacctacaaatataaataaaaattccatgtacttttttttgtaaattcgatggacaaatgtcaaaatcgtactgcgccggaagttgatatatcaaatcaaataaaaaagtttataatcagctgtaccatgctgccaccttgtatcgttccgccatggtttaTAAATTACAATTTGCTTTCAGAACTCAATTATTTATAAACGTTTGCCTCCTACGCTTATATAACGTTTTTTGAAAGAAGTTTAAAAACATTGAAAACGCTTATACATAAATAATCGTTTTACAAAGCAAGTTTACTTTAAGCCACCTTTTAAAAgatttacagaaatgcctgttgggatgTTATGATCACTTGTTTATATGGGTTGGCCATGTGTAGTTTCAGTGGGCTTTTTAAACCAAAGCAAAATGTGATTTGAGTTCGTAAAATTTTGTCcgttgtggataaaacaagttgatagcttatccgtcaactgcctgacagaatTTTCAATATGgcaactttttagcgttttgacagggtgttcaatatggcggcgcatacagccggctatcttcagcgggtgatagaaagagatacagaatgagacagtggtagtcaattacaaatcaggtgatcaaatctatttgtaattttgacgtatatgcagaagttatcacacttgttttatccacaatgattttGTCTATGATCTAGCGTGTGTTGATGTCTATGAAAATCCGTTACTTCTTTCAGTGggatttttttttactacttcagtgtgtacatatataaacaataaTAGATATCATATAAGTTCTTAATATTTTTCCATATTATTTTCTCGTCTCCAACAGGCGTTTGCATTAAAAGTTTCAAAACAAACTCAAACGAAAAGTTTTTCATCAATGTATGTCAAACCGATGAAATTCCAGCTCCGGAAGATATTACCGAAGAAGAATTGGCCGAGATTTTACAATCGGAAGCGCCCAGCTCATTTCGTATACCTATGAGCATATCCGATCCACGTACAACGAAAGATAAATCGAACAATTCGGTGGACGTATGTGATATTGCTATAAATCCGAAATTCTTCGTAAAAGTACAAAAGTCAtttttatttaaagatttttttatgGCTCTAATTGCTGAAGCCTTGAATGATAAATACAATGTACAATTAAAAATTGAGAAATCCATTATTTTACAAAATCGTAAATTTATCGGCGCATTGGTGCAACATCGTGTACGTAATAATGATGTCAAAACAGTTATAAGTTCTTATAAACAACCTACAGAGGCcgataaaatgaaattaaaagagCTTGGACAAACAAGTGCAGAGTTTGTTAGTGGCGGCAAGAAGATACCTTTGATACAGGAAGTTGAGGCGAGcgaagttgatattttaaaacaaaaaaccgaaaatttcAAGGAGAATTCATCAAAAATCAAACAGGATATTTCTTTAGCTGGAACTACGGAGCCCGAATTTAAATTACGCGCCAAATTGTGTGAAAATAAAGTGGAAGAATTACTGGCTGAGTTCTATTTACCTAAATGTGTAAGTAATAGTAATgcgaaaaatcttaatttttaatatattgcaGGGTTCAACCCCTAATGTCATCGTGGCCACAATCGTGATAAAATTATTGCCCCTATTACAGTTTACAACTATCTCTTTCAGTTGAAGCTATTTGGTGTTATAGATTACAACTCAACCCGTAAAAAAGTTGTAACTCAAGTTGCCTAATAGGACtgactacattcacgacggcggtgtagccgccacatctgtcatattatttttacacatgttcttatgagcgcCGTTATATTCGGCACGACAGAGCAGCAcaacaatcaatcacgaaagccgttgtagccagattaaacctaattctatttttgagAAGCGGCAGTGAGTGGCGTTCTTTTTATTGTGTCAATAAAAACTGTcaaaatcattgtaaattttaccaagtagcgcaactaacagctgatcggtgaaaattcgcacattcacacgcacagttctcgacacaatttcaaaaaaaaaactttatattatttaactcaaattttaaagtgagataatcattacgattgtgcgaaagattgaagcccaccgtgaaccggctgattggaccttatcagtgcggcttcagacctggtaaatctaccatcgaccagattttcacaatgcgccaaatcttggaaaaaacccgtgaaaagagaatcgacacacatcacctcttcgtcgactttaaagccgccttcgacagcacgaaaaggagctgcctatatgccgctatgtctgaatttggtttccccgcaaaacttatacggctgtgcaaaatgacgttgagcaacaccatcagctcagtcagaattgggaaggacctctccgagccgttcgaaactaaacgaggtttcagacagggtgaccccctatcgtgcgatttctttaatttgatgctggagaaaattatactagctgcagaacttaaccgcactggaacaatatactataaaagcgtgcaattactggcatatgctgatgacattgatatcatcggcctaaacacccgcgctgttagttctgcttactccaagctggaaaaagaagcggtaaagatgggtttgatggtgaatgaggacaaaacgaagtacctgctgtcatcgagcaaagagtcagcgcatatgcgccttggcaaccacgctactgttggcagccataatttcgaaatagtaaaagacttcgtttatttgggaaccagcatcaacactagcaacaacatcagcactgaaatccagcgaagaatcaatcttgccaataaatgctactttggactaggtaggcaattgaaaagtaaagtcctctctcggcagcttaagtagaggttatgttgcgaatagagtggaaggcagtggactaggcagtcgaatgtcatataatgaaggaatggtgttcggagatttttcaaagttaaaaaaaaaaatgataaaagctttaatataaataaaactattgttttaataacaacaaaaacgccatatatattctgtatacataaatttgtaaggattatcactttaaaatttgaattaaataatctaaagttttttttgaaactgagtcgagaactgtgcgtgtgaatgtgcgaattttcaccgatcaactgttagttgcgctacttggtaaaatttacaatgcttacTAGCAAacaacgagctaacaacaagagtatgtatcgcgcataatttttcatacatattttgataccgatcagccgatacccaCCACTGATggtgctacgccaagtgccaagcgacgactaactcaattaacgacgacagagcgaatcatatgcgtgtgaattgagagggcacaattatgctatgaaatgaatagccctgattTAAATGCATTGTACATTGAAATGGAAAACACAGACTGGCATAATTGTTGGTATTACCAGGATGTTAATGATAAGCTAGCATTTTTGAATGGCACACTTTTATCAGCTTATGACAAGCACGTTCCAACCCGGTGCAAGAAGTTGAACCCATGTCCATGGTTTAACTCCAGAGTCAAGGAAGCCATGAAACAAATATTCTAGCAAATATTCTGACGCACCTTTCGAATTCTCAACTGTATCGGAGCTCCATGTCGCTAAATGCctcaataatatataatataacgcTGTTGGCGAAGATGGCTTACCTATTAGATTTTTGAAGTTGATTATGTCCTATATCATCAGCACGCTGACGCACATTATTAATCATTGTATTACGACATCTTGCTTCCCTAATTCGTGGAAAATTACCTACGTACGTCCCATTGCAAAAAATAAGCGCACCTGTTCTCGGGGTGACTTTCGTCCGATTAGCGTTCTACCCGCCTTGTCGAAAGTTTTTGAGTCAATAATGGCTGATCAAATTTCGGCTCACATTACAGCAAAAAGTCTACTTTCCCCTTATCAATCTGGGTTTAGGGCAGGTCATGGTTGTTCAACATGGTTAAAATTATGGACGACTTGCGTATGGCTTATGACAAAGGTGAAATATCCCTATGTTTACTTGACTTCTCTAAAGCGTTCGCCTCTGTTGATAATTTATTACTTTGCTCTAAGTTTACGTATTATTATGGATTTGGTAAAGCTGCTATTTGTCTTATGAGGAGTTACTTAACGGATAGGTGTCAAACACGGATTGCTGTTCAAacattgtaatatccgctcagtccactTCCCATGTTTCGTTTTATACACGTTTAAATACGTGCAAATGCCGTGTTTGTTACACAGGACTTtgcctatatatcaaaatgatctgggcgaaaaaagaagttcatttagcgatgtccgtccgtccgtctgtccgtaaacacgataacatgagtaaattttgaggtatcttaatgaaatttgctacgtaagttcctgggtactcatctcagatcgctatttaaaatgaacgcccactttttcgatatcgaaaatttcgaaaaaccgcgataattcattaccaaaggcggataaagcgatgaaaattggtaagtgggttgaccttatgacacagaatagaaaattggtaaaattttggacagtgggcgcggcaccgtccact
The DNA window shown above is from Eurosta solidaginis isolate ZX-2024a chromosome 2, ASM4086904v1, whole genome shotgun sequence and carries:
- the Pih1D1 gene encoding PIH1 domain-containing protein 1 isoform X3 codes for the protein MMQPTNFLDADNSLIQQNLRFVRNEVEDELNQYFSCAQSGDTTNSSSLAPPRDYKIVQPKPGVCIKSFKTNSNEKFFINVCQTDEIPAPEDITEEELAEILQSEAPSSFRIPMSISDPRTTKDKSNNSVDVCDIAINPKFFVKVQKSFLFKDFFMALIAEALNDKYNVQLKIEKSIILQNRKFIGALVQHRVRNNDVKTVISSYKQPTEADKMKLKELGQTSAEFVSGGKKIPLIQEVEASEVDILKQKTENFKENSSKIKQDISLAGTTEPEFKLRAKLCENKVEELLAEFYLPKCEREIPLKVFTGTAQGKLIG
- the Pih1D1 gene encoding PIH1 domain-containing protein 1 isoform X5, yielding MMQPTNFLDADNSLIQQNLRFVRNEVEDELNQYFSCAQSGDTTNSSSLAPPRDYKIVQPKPGVCIKSFKTNSNEKFFINVCQTDEIPAPEDITEEELAEILQSEAPSSFRIPMSISDPRTTKDKSNNSVDVCDIAINPKFFVKVQKSFLFKDFFMALIAEALNDKYNVQLKIEKSIILQNRKFIGALVQHRVRNNDVKTVISSYKQPTEADKMKLKELGQTSAEFVSGGKKIPLIQEVEASEVDILKQKTENFKENSSKIKQDISLAGTTEPEFKLRAKLCENKVEELLAEFYLPKCVKAQITNMAIDM
- the Pih1D1 gene encoding PIH1 domain-containing protein 1 isoform X1 codes for the protein MMQPTNFLDADNSLIQQNLRFVRNEVEDELNQYFSCAQSGDTTNSSSLAPPRDYKIVQPKPGVCIKSFKTNSNEKFFINVCQTDEIPAPEDITEEELAEILQSEAPSSFRIPMSISDPRTTKDKSNNSVDVCDIAINPKFFVKVQKSFLFKDFFMALIAEALNDKYNVQLKIEKSIILQNRKFIGALVQHRVRNNDVKTVISSYKQPTEADKMKLKELGQTSAEFVSGGKKIPLIQEVEASEVDILKQKTENFKENSSKIKQDISLAGTTEPEFKLRAKLCENKVEELLAEFYLPKCISSHEITLDVGEDRILLESMRHGYMFDKFVNYSLNQERTRAIFDKTNKMLQVRIPTYPVQ
- the Pih1D1 gene encoding PIH1 domain-containing protein 1 isoform X4 — its product is MYVKDSIFVSVLPAAGVCIKSFKTNSNEKFFINVCQTDEIPAPEDITEEELAEILQSEAPSSFRIPMSISDPRTTKDKSNNSVDVCDIAINPKFFVKVQKSFLFKDFFMALIAEALNDKYNVQLKIEKSIILQNRKFIGALVQHRVRNNDVKTVISSYKQPTEADKMKLKELGQTSAEFVSGGKKIPLIQEVEASEVDILKQKTENFKENSSKIKQDISLAGTTEPEFKLRAKLCENKVEELLAEFYLPKCISSHEITLDVGEDRILLESMRHGYMFDKFVNYSLNQERTRAIFDKTNKMLQVRIPTYPVQ
- the Pih1D1 gene encoding PIH1 domain-containing protein 1 isoform X6, whose amino-acid sequence is MGVCIKSFKTNSNEKFFINVCQTDEIPAPEDITEEELAEILQSEAPSSFRIPMSISDPRTTKDKSNNSVDVCDIAINPKFFVKVQKSFLFKDFFMALIAEALNDKYNVQLKIEKSIILQNRKFIGALVQHRVRNNDVKTVISSYKQPTEADKMKLKELGQTSAEFVSGGKKIPLIQEVEASEVDILKQKTENFKENSSKIKQDISLAGTTEPEFKLRAKLCENKVEELLAEFYLPKCISSHEITLDVGEDRILLESMRHGYMFDKFVNYSLNQERTRAIFDKTNKMLQVRIPTYPVQ
- the Pih1D1 gene encoding PIH1 domain-containing protein 1 isoform X2; this encodes MMQPTNFLDADNSLIQQNLRFVRNEVEDELNQYFSCAQSGDTTNSSSLAPPRDYKIVQPKPGVCIKSFKTNSNEKFFINVCQTDEIPAPEDITEEELAEILQSEAPSSFRIPMSISDPRTTKDKSNNSVDVCDIAINPKFFVKVQKSFLFKDFFMALIAEALNDKYNVQLKIEKSIILQNRKFIGALVQHRVRNNDVKTVISSYKQPTEADKMKLKELGQTSAEFVSGGKKIPLIQEVEASEVDILKQKTENFKENSSKIKQDISLAGTTEPEFKLRAKLCENKVEELLAEFYLPKCFMVQLYTGWLICKATKYVCSSCQNLCIDVGANGMEWKRKT